A genome region from Triplophysa rosa linkage group LG24, Trosa_1v2, whole genome shotgun sequence includes the following:
- the ifrd1 gene encoding interferon-related developmental regulator 1 isoform X2, giving the protein MTQEDFQYKLKVYIDSTVDKSAKTRQGALDGLKTAMATKILYEFISERRMTITDSIERCLKKGKGVEQSAAASLACLLCIQLGSGIESEEVFKTLKPVFKTILSDGTANIQARQACATSLGLCSLVAEDDILDVYGTMESFESLFTRSYVREDGTRPSVNPQTTQLHTNALLSWALLLTICPGNHIRAITQKHLSKLPRLLENDDVNMRIAAGETIALLFELIRDVDPDFEYDNWEPLCEKLNALATDCNKHRAKTDKRKQRSVFRDVLKAVEDGDFQTETIRFGTERMVIDSWVRKRTYDTFREFVGSGMNYHLQANEFIRDVFELGPPMLIDSAALKAMKSSRLERHLYNAAAFKARTKARNKFRDKRNDVGEF; this is encoded by the exons TGCCAAGACCAGGCAAGGTGCCCTTGATGGACTAAAGACTGCCATGGCAACCAAAATCCTGTACGAGTTCATTTCCGAGAGAAGGATGACCATCACAGACAGCATCGAGCGCTGTTTGAAGAAAG GTAAGGGAGTGGAGCAGAGTGCTGCCGCCTCTCTGGCGTGTCTTCTGTGCATCCAGCTGGGTTCTGGAATTGAGAGCGAGGAGGTTTTTAAGACGCTTAAACCTGTTTTTAAGACCATCCTGAGTGACGGAACAGCAAACATCCAGGCCAGACAAGCT TGTGCAACAAGTCTGGGCCTTTGCAGTCTTGTAGCTGAAGATGATATCTTG GATGTGTATGGCACTATGGAGAGCTTTGAGAGCCTCTTCACTCGCTCGTACGTTAGGGAGGACGGGACCCGACCTTCTGTTAACCCTCAGACCACACAGCTCCACACCAACGCTCTTCTGTCCTGGGCCCTGCTTCTTACCATCTGCCCGGGCAACCACATAAGAGCCATCACACAGAA acatttgtctAAACTTCCTCGTCTGCTGGAGAATGATGACGTCAACATGAGGATTGCTGCCGGAGAGACCATCGCGCTGCTGTTCGAGCTCATCCGAGATGTTGACCCT GACTTTGAATATGACAACTGGGAGCCATTGTGTGAAAAGCTGAACGCGTTGGCCACCGACTGCAACAAACACCGAGCTAAGACTGATAAGAGAAAGCAAAGATCTGTTTTCAGAGACGTCCTGAAGGCAGTAGAG GATGGGGATTTTCAAACCGAGACAATTCGCTTCGGCACAGAGCGCATGGTCATCGACAGCTGGGTGAGGAAGAGGACGTATGACACTTTCAGAGAGTTTGTGGGCTCTGGCATGAACTATCATTTACAG GCGAACGAGTTTATAAGGGATGTGTTTGAACTGGGACCACCGATGTTGATCGATTCTGCTGCTTTAAAAGCTATGAAGAGCTCTAGATTGGAAAGG cACCTCTACAATGCAGCTGCGTTTAAAGCTCGAACCAAGGCGAGGAACAAGTTTCGTGACAAAAGGAACGATGTCGGGGagttttaa